In Poecilia reticulata strain Guanapo linkage group LG11, Guppy_female_1.0+MT, whole genome shotgun sequence, the genomic stretch CTCTGTGGAAATCTTGCAAGGAATGTACGACACAAAGGCATCCAAGAGTTTTGCTGTATTCGTGGAGGACCAAGGAAAGATCCACAGCGCAGGTGGGAAAATCTATTGTCAGGAAAATTATTCGTAGTGAAGCCGCAAATTCAATTAGGAATTTGTTGGAAGAAATGAAAATTGATCTTCGGGGTCTTGCCGAGCTTGagacattttgcaaagaaaaataggCAGAGACAAACCCCCAAACGCTTGCAGGTGTAATAGCAACAGAAGCCGATTCTACTGCACAATATGTAACACTGGCAGTATAACaagacacacttttcagaatttcattTGCAACGCATTTTTGGAAACAATCACTCAGCTCTACTTCCACTTCATAACTATGCTTCACTTTGTGCAGCTCCATCACATAAAACATCAAGAATACACATTAAGGTTTGTTATTagaatgcaaaaatgtttttaaaaatcaaataaaacctgGGTTTTATTGCAGAATTagagaaatataatttttaaaaaaatcccagaaattAGTTTggattaatgtttattttcctcacCCATACTTTTCCACAGTGGATCTTGCTGTGACCTCTCTCCAGCATCCCAGCATCGTGGCACACAACCCTGACTACTGTggcctcttcttcctcctttgcCTCCTTTGTCTCCTTCCCTCCTTTCACGCCTCTATCTTTGCTCCCTCCCTCATTCTTCCTTTTCTCCAAGGCCTGCttggttttgtcttttgctttcTTAGGGGACGACACCTTGAAAAGGCGGCCATACGTCACTACACACTGACCTCCTCTAATTGTTGTGCTCAGACTAGGACTCCaaggaaaaatgtgaataacACCAGCAGCGATCTGACTTATGGTACAAAGACGGTCCGGAGGTGCACCGCACACTCTGTAGACAGAGTCGGGAAAGACAACGGGGATGTTGGGCACAGGAGCGTGATCGTAAGGGCCCCGAATTATATGATGGATCAGGCTTCTCAGGTCAGCGATGCCTCCCCACTGCTGGCTGAGACCAGGGTGTGACGTGACATCTGGCGATGGCTCTGATGAGGAAGACAGAGTCGAGTCTGGCTGGAAGTGAGATTGCTCATCAAGGTTGACTCTCCTGAGAGCATCGCTGATTTTGCTCATACCAGTGCGGATCTTCTGAGACACCACGAGCTCTGTGAACTGCTCCAATCGACCGTAGGGGACAAGCGGGCAGACGGAAGCTGCGTTGAATTAAAAACAGGTGACAGCGCGCTTGTGAATATTTAACTCGGACATAATCTGACCTcagcgataaaaaaaaaaaaaaaaaggaaataaaaagatcaaattaacACAGACTTATTATAATGTAGATTACTGTATGACTGTCCACCCAAACAGGAAACACGCCATGCTGGAAAACCACTCTGATCTGATCCAGAAGCTTCTGTTCCATTGCAGAATTGTGAAGTTCCTGCGAGATGAGAAACAAATAATAGGGCAGCATGTGGCTTTAGATCAAAAGAGTAACGTATGAcactggagaaaaataaaagcttcatgtACGGAGgccaacaaatattttaataccaCTTCAAAGTAGTTCAACAAAAAGTAGACCGGCACACTTTTTGGGATTTGACGTGAGTGAAAGGTGAAACTGTTACaaaggtgtgaatatttttgcaatgtaCTTTAGCCATTTTGGTGCTTTTTCAACCATGCATACAATATTTCCATCACTCACCAAGATCTCCCAGTCATCAGACGACAAAGGCTCCACACACACCCGAGTTAAAGATGAGACTTGATGACACGGTTTcagaaaaccctgaaaaaaaacaaaaagaaaacaaacaacaacgtCAATAAAACAATCGATCTGACCACACTTTGAGGCAATAATGGACTTAGGTTTTTTGGGTTGTATtctttgtgtatgtgtgtgtgacacTGTAAAAGCGAAACAACAAATCAAGGATAAAAGGTTTTACTCGTTCTCCTTCTTTCAAGCCCAGCTTCTCTCCCATTTGCCAACACAGCTCAACGTCGTTGCTGTGTGGGTCGGAGGACGCCCTGTTTTGGGTCCAGCTGAGGAACACTGGAGGTGCATTGTCCCAGGACAGCTCCAAGGTCTGGTTCTGAAAACAGACCCAGCAACTAACAATGACGATTCAAACTATGCTTGTGCGCTTGTGTGTCTGCGCCTCAGCTGTAGAGAAAGATGGGATCAAAGCTTcaggaaaaccaaaaaaaaaaaaaagaaagaaagaaatcacaaaaaatacagcggattctttttttttttttttcttgtgcaatTACATGTCTGGACTGAGTTTATTAACCAGGTGTACAGTAAAAAATGAGGGCAGCTAATTTATAGCTGTATGCTATactaatgaaaataaagaaataagtaTTTATCTAATGTCATGTCTGTTTAATTTATcaagaaataatattaaaaaataattaagagttGGTAGAGAtaactaaaatgtttcagcaTGGTCTCCATAAGCTTTATCTAAGATATCTAgaaattgatatttttgctgtttattctCATTAGACTGAATGGAGAGCATGCAACCCCAAATTGCATCTCCACTCCATGGTTATCTGGCTCTCTATATTCCACAATGAGGATGATGTGTTCAGACGGTGCAATGTTAATTTTCCTACTTTTTAGGATGCATTTTTACGGTGGCTTTTACTTAGGAGATCCGGAGTAAATGGGGCTGAATATAAATCcaagtcacatttttcaaatttctatTTGAGGAAAATATATGTAAGTGTTTTCACTTATATATCtgaagtatatatttttaatgaaggttAGAGATTCTTGTCTATAAAAAGGTATCAATCCTACTCCAGATTTTGAAAACACTGACATGAGGCAGCTTTTGTCCTGTATTctagtaaataaataagcatacatgcagaaataaaaaaataatacacgACCGCattaaataaagcagaaaaagacacataaataaaacaacaagcaTCAACTAAGGAACTTATTGCAACTCTGACAACACACTGCAGAGTAGGTCTCGCTAGGCTAACCTACCTCCTGTAATGAAAGGTGCGATATCATCTTCGACGGGAGGTGAAGGAAGCAGTTTTTAGCGTTGTTAAAAACAACTCTTATAGGTTGAATGCCCTGTCTACTAAACATTCTTATCACATTGCCAAAGTAGCTCTGAGAACTCCAAAAAGGCTGCTCCGCTGCTGTTGGAAATGCAACAACTCCTGAATCGATCGATGTCCTCTGCCAACGGCAAACCAGACCAAAGTAACCGAGACTCGatgtttctttcaaaataagacgTTTGGAACGCGTCTTCAATTGAAGCAGTAACGTTCAGAACAACGtctggcatttattttgaagagcgTCGACCGGAAATGCATTTTCTCACAAACATGGCGGCACCTGTCAACAGTAGATCGGATTGTTGGAGCGTCCCAGAAGTCTACAAACATCACGAACAGCAAAGAGTGTGCATTTCTCGACCAAAATACCGAGAAGGGAGAAAAGCCAAAGCAGTTAAGgtaaatttagtttgaaaatgaaagtgtACCCTAATTTACATAAAACGCTAAGCGAGACTTTGCTCAACCACAAACATCATACAAATGACATATTTCCACAGTTTTAGCGTGATACATTTGGGTTTTATTATGAATCTACCCGAGCTTAGTGTCGTGttcaaataatgcaaacaaTTCACTCGTGCCAGTTTGCAACAAATGATATTCGGTGGTGCATTGCAAGACAAATGGATCAATGCTATATCCAGTtatatagaatattttttttgtgaaatataaacaaagagaATACACAAAGTTAACGGTAGAAATACCTCTGTCAATCGGATTTTCCAGGAAGGAGAGTCACAGCCAAACCCAGAATCAGTAGACAATGTGTTCTACAGAAAACTGGAACAAAGAGAGTACAGTACAGCAAAGTAGCTGGCAGCAATTGCTCCAGCGACGCCACACAAAAAGTCTCAAAATGTTATTTCCTAAACAAAAACCGCAGATGGACTCACCTTAACGGCAGTAACATTTGTTAAACCAGGACTTATTCTTTTAAAAGACCCTTCGAACTACCAATCTGCGCACATTTGTTGTCTTTCATCAGGTGTACACCATAAATCTAGAGTCCCGTTACCTGATGGTTCAAGGGGTTCCAGCCATCGGCGTAATGACGGAGCTGATCCAGCTGTGTGCGCTGTATGGCTCCGTGGAGGAGTACCGACCCCTGGACGAGTATCCAGCCGAGGAATTCACTGAGGTCTACCTCGTCAAGTTTCAGAAACTAACAAGCGCCAGGTACGCTGTGTATGAATTACTTTGGTCATAGGGTTTCAGCAATAAAGTAAAGTACACCCactgaatgatttatttatttttgtttaaattgtctGGTTTCAGGGCAGCAAAACGCAACATGGATGAGAAGAGTTTCTACGGTGGAGTGCTGCATGTGTGCTATGTCCCAGAGTACGAGACGGTGGAGGACACCAGGCTGAAGTTGCAAGACAGAAGAAGTTATATTGCGAGAGCAGCTCGGAGTAGAGGTGTGATGacatcaataaatatattttaatctgtAGATTTAAAgatatgatttaaaatattttaatgtttgactttttttttttctttcttattctaaagcaaaacaaagagaaaagacagaagCAACACAAGAGAGTCCGGTATCATCAGAAGCACCAACCTCATCAGACAAAATTCCCACCAGTTGTGATGTAACATCTAGAAATGAAGATACAGGAGAGGCTTTAAGCCTGAGCCACTATTCAGagtttcctctgctgccattacCACCTCAAGAACATTGTTCATTCAGACAAAAAAGTCACCGCGGACTTGTGCCAACAGAGGATAAAATGGGGACTTTGCATAATGCCTTCTTTAACGTAGAACAGCAGCAAGCGGAAAGTTTGAGCTCCAACCCAATAACCTCTAACAGGGAGCAAGGCACGGAGGGCAGACAGGGTCCAAATCCTGGTTCTGGAGTCAGATTTATTCCAAGGATCACTAACTTGGAGAGCAGAAAGCGCAAAGTAGAAGAATCTGGAGAGCCTGCTGCAAACATTTCTGGAGAAAACGAGTCGCTGATTGGACCTAAACTACCGGAACCGGCAAAACTGGACATGGAAGATGAGTCATTAAACACAACCGTCAGCCTAATCAGGAGCACAATGATGCAGGTAATTATTcagtgattatttttatttttacataacaAATATTGTGTTACATTGTATGTCTGTCTAATTCTTAGGTGGGATCAGTTCCAGACCTCAAAACAGctgagaaaaaagcaaaaccacgTCGCCGGATATAAACCGGACCGATGTCCACCACTGCTTTGGAAGTTGGATGTCTCTCTTTTCagattgcatttatttatgtgtatttATGTGTTGCAAGCAGATACTACGATTTTTATTAAAGACACAGCTGAAAGTTTACACTGATATGAATTGTTTCATTGCTCTGGTTCCTGAAACGCAAGCTGCTCAAACTTCGTAATgacctgaaaaaagaaaaaaaaaacagtttatggGATTAAGAAcaatgacagaaatgtaaactttgAGTCCTGTAATTTGTGAAATTACCGTGTTATCAGGGAGACAGGGTCCAAATGCCTGAAGGAAAAGGTTCTCATCTAGTACTGATTTTTGAAAGTCATCAAAAGACAGCAGGCCGTCGTGATCCAGGTCCTAAAAGGGTGGAAGGACGCAACCGGTAAATCAACTACAAAtcgacattttttttttttttttctgagacgATCAGACCAAAACCTCATCTCCAGCCTTGATGAAAAAGATTAGAGTTCCAAACAAACCACTATATTTGAACAGTGATCTCCTCACCATCTTCTTCATTGTGATCTCAACCACATCTTTAATTCCTTCGTCTGGATCCTCCTCACTTGGCCACTTGATGAAGCTGTGCTTCAGCATGTGAAAAATCTCGTCTTTGGAGATGAACTTGTCATTATTTAAGTCGTACACTCGAAAGGTGTCTGATTAatgccaacaaaaaaaagaaaaggttaacAGCTGGAAAAATGTGGAGAGGCAAAAGTGCCacagtttttagaaaatgtccgaatttaattttaattctaaACACTTTTAGATTTTAGTCCTAATTATTTTCATGTCTAATGTAGGCATAAATACATATTGTAATAATGTCATATTCAAACTGGAAGTCATGCTAAAAATCATGTGTTCCAATGTaccatgaataattttaaatggGATCTTAAAGTTCAGGGTTCTTTAGTAGTCTTCAAACCTAAAGACATCTGGAATTTGCTTCTATTATTTTTCCAAGTATGGTTTAGtttgaaaaaatgaaagatccatggaaaaaagatttgatttgtcagactttttctgctttctgaaggataaaattctaaaaattcctaattatgctaaattaatgtaaaaccATTGAGGTGTCAAATTAAGTTTactattcatttaaaaaaaatgtttccaggtCAGATTAATGGCAATATCGGTAAATAAGGATTTTGTTTCTTGACTAGTGGCATTTTTGGACTTCCATAAAGTGCATGGAAGATGAGCTTAAGAACACAGAGCTGAGAACTTGcgcattattttttcttcaatagtcccacgaagaaaaacagcaagtcCTCTGATCCACTCCTCCAGAATAATGACACCGTGGCCATCTTTGTCAAAACTTCTGAAAACTTCCgaacagaaaaactgttacaaAGCTGCAAACctaagatgttaaaaaaaatgtcatgggATTGTTAACAAGTCTATTAAAACGTTAGTTTCTATCAGAAGCAAAAAGGTGGGGGTAAGGGGAACGTCAGCACTTGTAAAGGCAAGAAAATATCTAATGTTTAACTAAAAAAGAAAGGATTTTTGCACATattcaatatgtttattatCAAAGACATGTTGAAGTTTTCTAAATGTTGAATTCAAGAAAAATAAGCCTAGAAAATCAGATATTTATCCATGTTCCATTATAATGAATCCTGCCAAAAGCATCAGTACCTCCGTCCATCATTACGGCATTGGTCATCTCAAACGTGCCCTGCAGTAAGCCTCGAAACTTCCCTCTTTTCAGGCCATTTGCTGGTCGCCCTCGGCTGACCTGCTCCGCCATAAGACTGTTAAACATCAGGATCAGACTCTCGAGCTCTGTTTTATTGactaaaaaaaccccaaaacaaataCATCATTTCATATACTATTGTGACGTTTTGACAGTTTTAACTTTGTGATTGTTAGGGAAATGTTAGCCAAATCTGAGCAGacgaaagaagaaaacagaggcAGGTTAAAACTCACAATGTTCGACTTTTCTCGAGAGTGCTTCAACCTGGGCATGTAGCACCTTTTTGCTCTTAGCCGTCATTTCCATCATTTTTGAACAGCTtcttggttggtttgactccgCTTAGCGAGAACTGTATTGGTTTAGGGAGGAAGAAGGGTTGTTGACTGTGCGTATCCATGGCAACAGCGAGGAACGGTAGCTCGCGTTTCGGGACTGCAATTTAAAAGCCTTTAGCATAGCAGTGTGGTGTGTTTACAGTATAGTTGTGATTTGTAGTgaaaatacatgtttgttttttttgttttgtttgttcatacaatttaaaaaaaaaaaaaaaaaaacacgacacAGCTTACGTGGGGTACACCCAAATAAATACCCCCAGATCCATGCTTTGTAGAACAGGCGCGGAGCTATAGGGGGGGGACTCGGGGGGCGGCTGCCCCATGGCCCGGGCCCCATGGGTGCccatgggggcccgggtctggaggtgccagggagggaggaatgagAGAGGGAGGAATANNNNNNNNNNNNNNNNNNNNNNNNNNNNNNNNNNNNNNNNNNNNNNNNNNNNNNNNNNNNNNNNNNNNNNNNNNNNNNNNNNNNNNNNNNNNNNNNNNNNNNNNNNNNNNNNNNNNNNNNNNNNNNNNNNNNNNNNNNNNNNNNNNNNNNNNNNNNNNNNNNNNNNNNNNNNNNNNNNNNNNNNNNNNNNNNNNNNNNNNNNNNNNNNNNNNNNNNNNNNNNNNNNNNNNNNNNNNNNNNNNNNNNNNNNNNNNNNNNNNNNNNNNNNNNNNNNNNNNNNNNNNNNNNNNNNNTATATAGATATGGTGACTTCACATTAGCTGTAATGTGAAGTCACCAATTACAGCTACAAAGTAATATTGTGCGACTGCAGCGACgcacacagttttattttggcatTAAAAGGTTTTGCGATTATGGTTCTGGAGGACCCAAAAGCAGGCATAGGGATGCAGAAGTggagcaacaaaacaaataaaaaataacaaaattcaacaatacaaaaataaatgtacaaaaaacaaTCCCAAATCCCAAGAGTTCAAAAATGTAAACGGACAATAATGAAAccaattaaatctaaaaataaatcagaaacagTATCAAGCAGCATAGAGCAGAACGGGCGGATGAACTAGTGATGAACAATGAAAACAGGTGAGTTTATACTCTTATATTGAGGGAAGAATAGAATGACATTGAATGCAGATGAGTTAATTAGGTGATTAGGAGAGCAAACAGGCAGACTATGGGAAGGTGAATTAGACACAAAGAAATTACAAGCCAAGCGGAAAAGACTAACAATGATCTGAGAGAAATAAATCGAAATGCATATGGAACCAACCACAAGAAGAAGATTTGCATTAGTCCGGCATATCACCCCCATCAacccaaaaccaaaacaaaaacaaatataagacATTGATAATATGGTTGTAATGGATCAAGAATGATACATACTGTTGAAAGGCTCTGTgtgtttataaattaatttttttctgtggtgCCTTTGAATTCTCCCAAAATTACTTCCTGACAAAGTATGCTGGATGGGGGGTTCAGCGGACAAGACTTGGTCAGCTCATCCAGGGGAGGCTGTCGCTGTTCCTCTGGCCTTTGTGTGGGTTACTCAGTTTGGAGAAGACTGTCACCGCCGGGGCCTTTGATCACCTCCTCTGTTAAAGTCAGGCCCTGGTGGGGACCATCATTTGGCCTTGTTAGACAAGCATTGCtgtttggaaaatataaaacacttcCTGCGTTGGAGTGACCCTGTATCCTCATCTGTCCTGATGGCCTTTATGTTGTGATGCATGTAGTATTCTCATGGTTCATATctacagtaaaaatgtaaaggaCTGTCGacaatgaagaggaaaaaattgTCCTTATTTTtatactgttttgtttttctgtttgagaaAATGCAAATTGCTTTAGTAATTTGCAGTAAAACTAGATTCATATTAACCTGATATGAATTcaagtttttcaaatgtttagacTCTCAGAAGCAACAATATACTGATATATTTATACCAGTAAATATATAGTGACAGGATTGTTGTAGCCTATTTTGACAACCGTGCCAGCTGCCTCAGGGTCTGTTGAACATGTTCAAAAATTGTGGCACATGAGCATCACAACTTAAAGACAACATTCATAAAGAATTTCCCTCTATAAAATAATTTGGGCAATTGCTAGTACTGGAATAttgtagaaataataataatgttcttTAATCTCATGCTGCACTATGCAGATGTTCTGTCTGCATTGATGAAGGTTTAGTCACTTCAGCATCCTAAATTCTGGAAGTGGTTCCAAACAATAATAAGTCTGATTATTAATTAATCAGACTTATTTTTCTGATTGATGAATAAACAATGCCGCTCTTGGGAACACTCAGAAGCTCTGCATAGTGCAGCGTTTCTCGACGGGGGCGGTCCCGCAGATAAATTAATTCGTTTCCATTTTATGAAGGGGGAACAGATTACTTCAGGCAGCAGACATATCcattctctcctcttctccccccataactttggaaataaaaagcaactgttTATAAATTCTCAAAAATTCTGTGTGATAGCATACTAGACATTTCCTTAATCCagtaatctgtcatattttacattagaacggGATTGACCAAAAGGTTTACactctgatcttttcaggaagtctttatttttggtGCCCTGCTGTCAGCCAGCTTCCCTCCTCCTTTAtcgaaaatgaaaaattataaatgcacactacGTGTTGGTAACCTGTGTTTgttgactgacttttatttgtcaggcttacgagacaaaagctggaaaaaagaTCGAATCTCTTcgcgtttaaaataacacaaaacagcgtaaaaagccctccacacaagacctcgttttatttatgtatttttattttgatagctgccgattcaactgaaagttacaacattgacatgattatgtgagtattttttatttatttattttttttttttttaccgagaaatcgatcagaagcggcgtgaaaatggtcagatccgccggatccacttctctggctgcaatgcgcTCTCCCGACATTCTGGTGAGTgtctaaatttgctttgttgatgttgtgtcataatttttttttgctataatttTGTCTGAGTGTTCATGTTCCGTTTATGTTGAGTTCATTTAAGTGGGTCAACCTTGTTTAGGTCGGGCTAATATTGTTTAGGTAGCATAGTTCGAGTTTTGTCAGTGGACATCGGggttattacattattgtgaagtaaactaTTTTACTAGTGTTATCAAATTTGCAGTATTAATACTGATGTGTGTTCTGATATGTCCTCTCAAAAGGCAAACCGACGTATGAAACGGATGAGCTCAATTCAGACTGGGGTCCAGCGCTGAATATGGGTCACTGCGAGGTCAACGCCACAACGTCGGACCGACATGCGCGTCAATTAAAGAGGCGATACAGCAAGACCATGGTGGATcgacttttttcttctttgtttagATCTTCACCACGTTGCCAGTCGTTACCTTTGTTATCCATCGTGTCTCctatttcattgtgttttggatttccttgttttccctgcattttggatttagttttgtttagtttattaaaaataacatcttcatAAAGTACATCCACTGCCTGCTGTGTGTCCACCGCCAcaccacatcatgacacaaaccagatgaaagagcccatctttaaataattaatgtgtaattaaacaataaagatgacgtacattttatgaaatagatcactttaagtaaatatttgttgtagttaacatatttcaggtaagtaaacatgtaatgaaatagaGCCAGTCCTAGAATTTCATGTAATTGAACATTACAAGTTACAGATGTGCTTATCATCGgaggtaatacattttatgaactttttaaaaatatactgctaaaaaaaataaagggaacacttaaatatttacttaagtgttccctttatttttttgagcagtgtatttttaaatataaatttggttaaaaaataaaaaaggggtcaaaatgaaataaaaatatgcctcaTCTAAGTGGTCtagtagaataatttcactCAGATTTTTAGTTAATGGGTCACATGACCTAgaagctaaaaaatatataaaaagtgttACTATGTTTGAGTTAATGAGGCACACAATTtagaagctattgaagaaaacctttaatatttaaaatattgaatataacaaacattttatagagGATAGTGTGCCTCGTTTAATAGCATGAATT encodes the following:
- the rbm48 gene encoding RNA-binding protein 48, which translates into the protein MHFLTNMAAPVNSRSDCWSVPEVYKHHEQQRVCISRPKYREGRKAKAVKVYTINLESRYLMVQGVPAIGVMTELIQLCALYGSVEEYRPLDEYPAEEFTEVYLVKFQKLTSARAAKRNMDEKSFYGGVLHVCYVPEYETVEDTRLKLQDRRSYIARAARSRAKQREKTEATQESPVSSEAPTSSDKIPTSCDVTSRNEDTGEALSLSHYSEFPLLPLPPQEHCSFRQKSHRGLVPTEDKMGTLHNAFFNVEQQQAESLSSNPITSNREQGTEGRQGPNPGSGVRFIPRITNLESRKRKVEESGEPAANISGENESLIGPKLPEPAKLDMEDESLNTTVSLIRSTMMQVGSVPDLKTAEKKAKPRRRI
- the clxn gene encoding calaxin, producing the protein MMEMTAKSKKVLHAQVEALSRKVEHFNKTELESLILMFNSLMAEQVSRGRPANGLKRGKFRGLLQGTFEMTNAVMMDGVFRSFDKDGHGVIILEEWIRGLAVFLRGTIEEKIMHTFRVYDLNNDKFISKDEIFHMLKHSFIKWPSEEDPDEGIKDVVEITMKKMDLDHDGLLSFDDFQKSVLDENLFLQAFGPCLPDNTVITKFEQLAFQEPEQ